Proteins encoded together in one Pseudomonas sp. Seg1 window:
- a CDS encoding ABC transporter ATP-binding protein, whose product MNAPIVSFNHVGKSFDVDGFELEAIREFNLDIAEGEFVAIVGSSGCGKSTLLRLLVGLDTQFRGQIRVDGKAVSGIGGERGIVFQEHRLFPWLTVADNIGLGLVNEPLSAADKQRRINDFIDLVGLRDFTRAYPHQLSGGMAQRVAIARGLVASPRILLLDEPFGALDALTRQQMQDELLAIRARAKITTILVTHDVEEAIFLADRVVVMEPRPGRIKQVVDIALAHPRQRSSFDFHQLREELLHELTSDDHYQPSVPVQIRDLPLSFIAC is encoded by the coding sequence ATGAACGCACCGATTGTCAGCTTCAACCACGTAGGCAAATCCTTCGACGTCGACGGTTTCGAACTGGAGGCGATTCGCGAATTCAACCTGGACATCGCCGAGGGTGAATTCGTCGCCATTGTCGGCTCCAGCGGCTGTGGTAAATCCACGCTGTTGCGCTTGCTGGTAGGCCTCGATACGCAGTTTCGCGGGCAGATCCGCGTGGATGGCAAAGCCGTCAGCGGCATCGGTGGCGAACGCGGCATCGTCTTTCAGGAGCACCGCTTGTTTCCATGGCTGACCGTGGCCGACAACATCGGCCTCGGCCTGGTCAATGAGCCGCTGAGCGCCGCAGACAAGCAACGACGCATCAACGACTTCATTGATCTGGTCGGCCTGCGCGATTTCACCCGCGCCTATCCTCACCAGCTCTCCGGCGGCATGGCGCAACGGGTGGCAATCGCTCGCGGCCTGGTCGCCAGCCCGCGGATTCTGCTGCTCGACGAGCCTTTCGGTGCGCTCGATGCGCTGACCCGTCAGCAGATGCAGGACGAGCTGTTGGCGATCCGTGCCCGCGCGAAAATCACCACGATCCTTGTCACCCACGATGTCGAAGAAGCGATTTTTCTGGCCGACCGCGTGGTGGTGATGGAGCCGCGTCCGGGGCGCATCAAGCAAGTGGTCGACATTGCCCTGGCGCATCCGCGTCAGCGCAGCAGTTTCGACTTCCATCAGTTGCGTGAAGAACTGCTGCACGAACTGACCAGTGACGACCATTACCAACCGAGCGTACCGGTGCAGATCCGCGATCTGCCGCTGTCGTTCATTGCCTGCTGA
- a CDS encoding ABC transporter permease subunit, which yields MARESLLNLPLAAPPLKRQRSWPSLTQRVLPWLLPLSLFTLWWLAARNHWMSEQILPAPSLVWNSAVELSQGELWSHLWISLQRLFWGLLAGISAGAILGAALGFSRRLERLIFPTFAGLAQVPTLAWIPLFMVFFGIGEVLKLVVLIKAIVVPVTLHTLVGVRDAQPKLREAAAVLRLPSHLLIRRLVLPAALPAFMAGVRLALAAGWTSLLAVELLASSEGIGYLMVWARQLFMLDIVFVCIVVIGLIGVTMDRGIGLLDKKLVHWPHPATAEIRRGPRYEGWQRLQPWLLPLGLLALWQVANDQQWVDANILVSPLAVLNTTWDGLLDGTLITGMALSLGRTLGGLLLGGGIGFALGLLLGLSHLSERLLGPTLAAIRQIAIFAWVPLLTAWFGLGELAKWVFVALAAFFPLFIATQRSVANLSPQLNEAAQVLRLSLGQRLRRLVLPGAAPGIFAGLRLSLIYAWLGTIGAEYFMPSNGGIGSQMIGAQQLLRMDLIMAGMLLVGLTGALLNLIGQRLEIRATRWRHA from the coding sequence ATGGCCCGTGAATCCTTGCTCAACCTGCCGCTGGCGGCTCCGCCGCTCAAGCGTCAGCGCTCATGGCCAAGCCTGACCCAACGTGTACTTCCCTGGCTGCTGCCACTCAGCCTCTTCACCCTGTGGTGGCTGGCCGCGCGCAATCATTGGATGAGCGAACAAATCCTGCCGGCGCCGTCACTGGTGTGGAACAGCGCAGTCGAACTGTCTCAGGGCGAGTTGTGGAGCCACTTGTGGATCAGCCTGCAACGGTTGTTCTGGGGATTACTGGCAGGGATCAGCGCCGGGGCGATTCTGGGGGCGGCACTGGGTTTCAGTCGCCGCCTCGAACGCTTGATCTTCCCGACCTTCGCCGGCCTCGCGCAAGTACCGACGCTGGCGTGGATTCCGCTGTTCATGGTGTTTTTCGGTATCGGCGAAGTGTTGAAACTGGTGGTGCTGATCAAAGCCATTGTGGTTCCGGTGACTTTGCACACACTGGTTGGCGTACGCGATGCGCAACCGAAACTGCGTGAAGCAGCCGCCGTACTGCGCCTGCCGTCGCATTTGCTGATTCGTCGTCTGGTGTTGCCTGCCGCCCTCCCCGCATTCATGGCCGGTGTACGTCTGGCGCTGGCCGCCGGCTGGACGTCGCTGCTGGCCGTCGAACTGCTCGCCTCCAGCGAAGGCATCGGTTACCTGATGGTCTGGGCACGGCAGCTGTTCATGCTCGACATCGTTTTCGTCTGCATCGTGGTCATCGGTCTGATCGGCGTCACGATGGATCGCGGCATCGGGCTGCTGGATAAAAAACTGGTGCACTGGCCGCACCCGGCCACTGCGGAAATCCGCCGAGGCCCGCGCTATGAAGGCTGGCAACGGCTGCAACCGTGGCTGCTGCCGCTGGGCTTGTTGGCGCTGTGGCAAGTAGCAAACGATCAGCAGTGGGTCGACGCCAATATTCTGGTGAGCCCGCTGGCCGTGCTCAACACCACGTGGGACGGCTTGCTCGACGGAACGCTGATCACCGGCATGGCCCTGAGCCTTGGGCGCACCCTTGGTGGTTTGCTGCTGGGCGGCGGAATTGGCTTCGCCCTCGGCCTGCTGTTGGGGCTGTCGCACCTCAGCGAACGCCTGCTCGGCCCGACGCTTGCCGCTATCCGGCAGATCGCGATTTTCGCCTGGGTGCCGCTGCTCACCGCGTGGTTCGGTCTGGGCGAATTGGCCAAGTGGGTATTCGTCGCCCTCGCCGCGTTCTTTCCACTGTTTATCGCCACGCAGCGCAGCGTCGCCAACCTCTCGCCGCAACTCAACGAAGCCGCGCAAGTGCTGCGCCTGAGCCTCGGCCAGCGCTTGCGCCGACTGGTGCTGCCGGGTGCCGCACCGGGGATCTTCGCCGGGCTTCGCCTGAGCCTGATCTACGCCTGGCTCGGCACCATCGGCGCCGAATATTTCATGCCGTCCAACGGCGGCATCGGCAGCCAGATGATCGGCGCCCAGCAACTGCTGCGCATGGACCTGATCATGGCCGGCATGCTCCTCGTCGGCCTGACCGGCGCCCTGCTCAACCTTATTGGCCAACGCCTGGAAATCCGCGCCACCCGCTGGAGACACGCATGA
- a CDS encoding ABC transporter substrate-binding protein — translation MNLPFKRVFSLFAAPALAGLLAFTAHADELKEIRIAVPDLSAGTQHSGGGVVDVLRDQQIFEKAFAEQGIKVQWSFFKGAGPVINEAFANGQVDLAYLGDLAAIIGKSNGLDTRLLSASARGVKQYLGVVPGSGIKTLQDLKGKRVAIFRGTATQLSFDAALASQGLSEKDLKVINLDFTGATAALAARQIDASWGSSGLAALQTKGLAELPLNTKDLGGAGSVQSVLVGSGKFVDAHPEAVSKLLKAQEQAVEWLTQDSNKAAYVQLVSGLASYPPVILTEDLKDQKLSEIFPSTLDPVFLGSLQDKVDLAAQQKLIRKPFKVNDWVAPELAAAKL, via the coding sequence ATGAACCTTCCCTTCAAACGCGTTTTCAGTCTGTTCGCCGCCCCGGCTCTGGCGGGCCTGTTGGCCTTCACCGCGCATGCCGACGAACTCAAGGAAATTCGCATCGCCGTGCCCGACCTGAGCGCCGGCACCCAGCACAGCGGCGGTGGCGTGGTCGACGTATTGCGCGATCAGCAGATCTTCGAAAAGGCCTTCGCCGAACAGGGCATCAAGGTTCAGTGGAGTTTCTTCAAAGGGGCCGGGCCGGTGATCAACGAGGCGTTCGCCAATGGTCAGGTCGATCTGGCGTATCTGGGTGATCTGGCGGCGATCATCGGCAAGTCCAACGGCCTCGATACGCGGCTGCTCAGCGCCAGTGCCCGCGGGGTGAAGCAGTACCTGGGCGTCGTGCCGGGCTCGGGGATCAAGACTTTGCAGGACCTCAAAGGCAAGCGCGTGGCGATCTTTCGCGGCACCGCGACGCAGCTGTCGTTCGATGCGGCGTTGGCCAGCCAGGGCTTGAGCGAGAAGGATCTGAAGGTGATCAACCTCGACTTCACCGGCGCGACTGCCGCACTGGCGGCCAGGCAGATCGATGCGTCGTGGGGTAGCTCCGGCCTGGCCGCTTTGCAGACCAAGGGCCTGGCTGAATTGCCGCTGAACACCAAGGATCTGGGCGGTGCTGGCAGCGTGCAGTCGGTTTTGGTGGGCAGTGGCAAGTTTGTCGATGCGCATCCGGAGGCCGTGAGCAAACTGCTCAAGGCACAAGAGCAGGCCGTGGAATGGCTGACCCAGGACAGCAACAAGGCTGCGTACGTGCAGTTGGTCTCGGGACTGGCGAGTTATCCACCGGTGATCCTCACCGAGGATCTGAAAGATCAGAAGTTGAGCGAGATATTCCCATCGACGCTGGATCCGGTGTTCCTTGGCAGTTTGCAGGACAAGGTGGATCTGGCGGCGCAGCAGAAGCTGATTCGCAAGCCGTTCAAGGTGAACGATTGGGTGGCGCCTGAGCTGGCAGCGGCCAAGCTCTAA
- a CDS encoding LysR family transcriptional regulator — MDLRQLRYFIALNEHRSFVRAADAMGITQPAFSRSIQGLEQEFGCVLVDRGNKDLRPTPEGQVVLQHALSLVQGAALLSAEVTQMTKLDAGEVHFGCGPAPAVKLVPDAVAQFINAHPKVRTCFQVDNWEKLSRALSREEIEFFIADIRHFESDPNFQTQPLTPKRGVFFCRPGHPLLAKESLSTNDMFDYPLATTLIPPGIRKLLANLSGRIDFSPTIETEHFPALVKVVLQSNAIGIGTEEAFYEDIAQGSLALLHWRNLPQNLESMNARCGIVSRTGFRLSPAARAMIETLVAVDKQEISVAV, encoded by the coding sequence ATGGATCTTCGCCAGTTGCGCTATTTCATCGCCCTCAACGAACACCGCAGTTTTGTCCGTGCGGCGGACGCGATGGGCATCACCCAACCGGCGTTCAGCCGCAGCATTCAAGGGCTGGAGCAAGAGTTCGGTTGCGTGCTGGTGGATCGCGGCAACAAGGATCTGCGCCCCACGCCCGAAGGCCAGGTGGTGCTGCAACACGCGCTCAGCCTGGTGCAGGGCGCGGCGCTGCTCAGCGCGGAAGTGACACAGATGACCAAGCTCGATGCCGGCGAGGTGCACTTCGGTTGTGGTCCGGCGCCGGCGGTGAAACTGGTGCCTGACGCGGTGGCGCAATTCATCAATGCGCACCCGAAAGTGCGCACCTGCTTTCAGGTGGATAACTGGGAAAAACTCAGCCGTGCGCTGAGTCGCGAAGAGATCGAATTTTTCATTGCCGACATCCGTCATTTCGAATCGGACCCGAACTTCCAGACCCAACCGCTGACGCCCAAGCGCGGGGTGTTTTTCTGCCGGCCGGGGCACCCGTTGCTGGCCAAGGAAAGCCTGTCGACCAACGACATGTTCGATTACCCGCTGGCGACCACATTGATCCCGCCGGGTATCCGCAAACTGCTGGCGAACCTCAGTGGCCGGATCGATTTCTCACCGACTATCGAGACCGAGCATTTTCCGGCACTGGTGAAGGTAGTGCTGCAATCGAATGCCATTGGCATCGGCACGGAAGAGGCGTTTTACGAGGACATTGCCCAGGGTTCGCTGGCGTTGTTGCACTGGCGCAATCTGCCGCAGAACCTCGAAAGCATGAATGCGCGCTGCGGGATTGTCAGTCGCACCGGGTTTCGCTTGTCGCCGGCAGCAAGAGCGATGATCGAGACGCTGGTGGCGGTGGATAAGCAAGAGATCAGCGTCGCTGTTTGA
- a CDS encoding TauD/TfdA family dioxygenase: MSNAALAVKPAVHALEIHPVAGRIGAEIRGVHLSGELDAATVEAIQQALIQYKVVFFREQTQLDDQRQEAFAHLLGEPVAHPTVPVRDGTRYLLELDGAEGQRANSWHTDVTFVDAYPKASILRSVVAPAFGGDTLWANTATAYNELPTELRELADKLVAVHSNEYDYAGAKPDVSAEKLERYRKIFTSTVYETEHPVVRVHPISGEKSLLLGHFVKRIKGYSQADSAHLFGLLQSHVIRQENTVRWRWKAGDVAIWDNRSTQHYAIDDYGTQDRIVRRVTLKGEVPVGASGQRSQIIKGPDIGGV, translated from the coding sequence ATGAGCAATGCCGCACTCGCTGTAAAACCCGCTGTCCACGCGCTGGAAATTCATCCGGTGGCCGGCCGAATCGGCGCCGAGATCCGTGGCGTGCACCTGTCCGGTGAGCTGGACGCCGCCACGGTCGAAGCCATTCAACAGGCACTGATTCAGTACAAAGTCGTGTTCTTCCGTGAGCAAACCCAGCTCGACGATCAGCGTCAGGAAGCCTTCGCCCATCTGCTTGGCGAGCCAGTGGCGCACCCGACCGTACCGGTGCGTGACGGCACCCGTTATCTGCTGGAACTGGACGGTGCCGAAGGCCAGCGCGCCAACTCCTGGCACACCGACGTGACCTTCGTCGACGCCTACCCGAAAGCCTCGATCCTGCGCTCGGTGGTGGCGCCGGCCTTCGGTGGCGACACCCTGTGGGCCAACACCGCGACCGCCTACAACGAACTGCCGACCGAGCTGCGTGAACTGGCAGACAAATTGGTCGCCGTGCACAGCAACGAATACGACTATGCCGGCGCCAAGCCTGACGTCTCGGCTGAGAAGCTTGAGCGCTATCGCAAGATCTTCACTTCGACCGTTTACGAAACCGAGCATCCTGTAGTGCGCGTACACCCGATCAGTGGTGAGAAGAGCTTGTTGCTGGGGCACTTCGTCAAGCGCATCAAGGGTTACTCGCAAGCGGATTCGGCGCACCTGTTCGGGTTGCTGCAGAGCCATGTGATTCGTCAGGAAAACACCGTGCGCTGGCGCTGGAAGGCCGGTGATGTGGCGATCTGGGATAACCGTTCGACGCAGCATTACGCGATTGATGACTACGGCACGCAGGATCGGATCGTGCGCCGGGTGACGCTTAAAGGTGAGGTGCCGGTGGGGGCGTCAGGGCAGCGCAGCCAGATCATCAAAGGCCCTGATATTGGCGGCGTCTGA